Proteins from a genomic interval of Zingiber officinale cultivar Zhangliang chromosome 1B, Zo_v1.1, whole genome shotgun sequence:
- the LOC122040389 gene encoding vegetative cell wall protein gp1-like, with protein sequence MVSEVPTPSVPVVPTPTVFTVPPAVPPAAYSASPSIVPTAYPAPPPLVPTAYPAPPPPVPTVYHAPSPPVPTAHPTPAPAVVVAPHPVPPPTAPPAAPTYVDPAVPPAAPAPVYATIPGIPPPTYPAVPPVVSAPGDSEKEHGSSGSQNVIQRMDQFTHK encoded by the coding sequence ATggtttcagaggtacctaccccgTCCGTACCCGTCGTACCCACTCCTACGGTATTCACAGTACCACCAGCGGTGCCACCTGCGGCATATTCGGCATCTCCTTCGATCGTGCCCACTGCGTACCCGGCACCCCCGCCACTAGTGCCTACGGCATATCCTGCACCACCACCACCAGTGCCTACAGTGTACCACGCACCATCACCACCAGTGCCTACTGCTCACCCTACACCTGCACCAGCAGTAGTagttgctccacatccggtaccaccacctaccgcACCTCCAGCCGCACCCACTTATGttgaccctgcagtgccaccagCGGCACCTGCCCCTGTTTATGCAACAATACCGGGGATACCTCCCCCGACCtatccagcggtaccacctgtagtatcagctccaggtGATTCAGAGAAGGAGCACGGATCTTCTGGATCGCAAAATGTGATTCAGAGAATGGACCAGTTCACTCATAAGTAG
- the LOC122040380 gene encoding expansin-B15-like, whose protein sequence is MAILKKQIVVLPLLAFLLLNASSPAAALSPAGATWYGAPDGPGSTGGACGYADGVVKAPLSSMITAGGPSLFKGGRGCGACYQVLCNSNAACSGTPVTVVVTDQCPGGICVTDPVHFDLSGAAFGAMAKPGQADLLRNAGRLAVEYTRVPCNYQGFNVAFRVDAGSNVDYLAVVIENVNGDGELAAVELMEGSSGTWTAMQPSWGAQWKLNAGRALQPPFSFQLTSGESKKILVAQNVIPVGWTPGSTYNSMVNY, encoded by the exons ATGGCCATTTTGAAGAAGCAGATTGTGGTGCTGCCACTGCTCGCTTTTCTCCTCTTGAACGCGTCTTCCCCGGCGGCGGCGTTGTCTCCGGCCGGAGCCACCTGGTACGGCGCCCCCGACGGCCCGGGAAGCACTg GCGGCGCGTGTGGATACGCTGACGGCGTCGTTAAAGCTCCGCTGTCGTCCATGATAACGGCCGGCGGCCCTTCGCTGTTCAAGGGCGGCAGAGGGTGCGGCGCGTGCTACCAAGTCCTGTGCAACTCCAACGCCGCCTGCTCCGGCACACCGGTGACTGTCGTGGTCACGGACCAGTGCCCCGGCGGGATTTGTGTGACCGACCCCGTCCATTTTGACCTCAGCGGCGCCGCCTTCGGGGCCATGGCAAAACCCGGCCAAGCTGACCTGCTGCGGAATGCCGGAAGACTGGCAGTCGAATACAcaag AGTACCGTGCAATTACCAGGGCTTCAACGTGGCTTTCAGGGTGGATGCCGGGTCGAACGTCGACTACCTCGCCGTCGTCATCGAGAACGTGAACGGGGATGGAGAACTCGCGGCGGTGGAGTTGATGGAGGGATCGTCGGGGACGTGGACGGCGATGCAACCGTCTTGGGGAGCACAGTGGAAGTTGAATGCCGGGCGGGCGTTACAGCCGCCATTCTCTTTCCAGCTGACATCGGGGGAGTCGAAGAAGATTCTTGTCGCCCAAAATGTCATTCCCGTCGGTTGGACGCCGGGGAGCACTTATAATTCCATGGTCAACTACTAG